CATCCGCGGCAGCGAGGACGCGGTCCTGTCCGCCTCTCGTAGCGCGGGCATCGGTCGTGACGGGCTGGAGCTGAAGATGGCCACCCCCAAGGACGTCACGCTGGTCGTCGCCGGCAAGCGCAGCACCGCGACGGTGACGGCCTCGACCGTCAAGGCCGCGCTGAAGGAGGCCGAGGTCCGCTTCGACTCCAACGACCTCATCAAGCCGGGTGCCGCCAAGGCGGTCACCGACGGCATGACGATCCGTCTGGACCGCGTCGCCACCAAGGGCGCCAAGCGCACCGAGAGCATCCCCTTCACGACGGTCGTCAAGAAGGACTCATCTCGGTTCGAGGGCACCAGCAAGGTCGAGCGCGAGGGCCGTGACGGCCTGCGCACCAACACGGTGAAGCTCGTCTACAAGAACGGCAAGGTCTCCGCCAGCAAGGTCACGAGCAGCACGGTGACCCGGCAGCCGGTCAGCAAGGTCGTCCTCGAGGGCACCAAGGCCAAGCCCAAGCCCAAGCCCGCTCCGGCCGCACCGGCGCCGCAGCCGCCGGCCCCCACCGCGTCCGCACCCAAGGCCACGGCCCCCAAGGCGTCCGCTCCCAAGACTTCGGCTCCCGCACCGTCGGCGCCGGCACCCACCCAGAGCACGGCGGGCATCAACCTGGCCAACGCCGCGATGTGGGACCGGATCGCCCAGTGCGAGTCGACCGGCAACTGGTCGATCAACACCGGCAACGGCTACTACGGCGGGCTGCAGTTCGACATCGGCACCTGGCTCGGTGCCGGCGGAGGCGACTTCGCCCCGCGCGCCGACCTCGCCTCGCGCGCCGAGCAGATCACCGTGGCCAACCGCGTGAAGGCCTCGCGTGGCCTCTCCCCGTGGGGCTGCGCAAACGCTGCCTGATCCCTTCGAGACAGTTGCTGCGCAACCTCCTCAGGACACCGCCGCACCACTGACGACGGACCCCCGAGACCTCACGGTCTCGGGGGTCCGTCGTCACTGCGATTGCCGAAGCCTTCCCCTCGATGAATAGAGTCCCCTCATGAGCACCGACCTGCCCGAGCCCGCTGCCGGCTCCGGCCTGCTCGGGGCCGTCCGCGTCCGCGAGCTGGCCGACCGGCTGGGCGTGCGTCCCACCAAGCAGTGGGGGCAGAACTTCGTCGTCGATGCCAACACGGTGCGCCGCATCGTCCGGGCGGGGGACGTCACGCCCGACGACCACGTCGTGGAGATCGGGCCGGGCCTCGGCTCGCTGACCCTCGCCCTGCTGGAGCAGGCCTCCCGGGTCACGGCCGTCGAGGTCGACCCGGTGCTGGCAGCGGCCCTGCCGGAGACCGTGGCGGTGCAGCTGCCCGGGGCGCAGGAGCGCCTCGAGGTCGTGCACGCCGACGCGCTGAGGGTCACCGAGCTGCCGGGGCCCGAGCCCACCGCGCTCGTGGCCAACCTGCCGTACAACATCTCCGTGCCGGTCGTGCTGCACTTCCTGGAGACCTTCCCGAGCATCGAGCGGGTGCTCGTCATGGTCCAGCTCGAGGTCGCCGAGCGACTGGCCGCGGGGCCGGGGAGCAAGACCTACGGGGTGCCGAGCGTCAAGGCGGCGTGGTGGGCCGAGGTGGGGCTCGCCGGCCGCGTCTCGCGCAGCATCTTCTGGCCCGTGCCCAATGTCGACTCCGGCCTCGTCAAGCTCGTGCGCCACGACCCACCGGTCACCGAGGCGACGCGCCAGCAGGTCTTCGCGGTCGTCGACGCTGCCTTCGCCCAGCGCCGCAAGACCCTGCGAGCGGCGTTGCGCGGCATCGCCGGGTCCGGTGAGGTGGCCGAGGCGGCCCTGCTGGCGGCCGGTGTCGACCCTCGCACGCGCGGTGAGCAGCTGGACGTTCTCGCCTTCGCTCGGATCACCGAGGAGCTCATGGCTAGGGTGACGGCATGACCTCCGTGCTCGAGCTGCCCGCGGCCGTGACCGTGCGTGCGCCGGCCAAGGTCAACCTCGAGCTCTTCGTCGGGCCGCTGCTCGATGACGGCTACCACTCGCTGTCGACGGTCTACCAGGCCGTGGGGATCCACGACGACGTGACCGCGGCACCGTCCGACGAGTGGGGTTGCTCGGTCCGTGGGCGCGATGCCGACAAGGTGCCGACGGACGAGTCCAACCTCGCTCTGCGCGCTGCCCGTGCGCTCGCCGAGCACACCGGTGGGCAGGACCCCGTCCACTTGTCGATCCACAAGGAGATCCCGGTCGCCGGCGGCATGGCCGGCGGCTCCGCCGATGCTGCGGCTGCGCTCGTGGCGTGCGACGCACTGTGGGGCACGGACCTGCCCAAGGAGGAGCTCGAGGAGATCGCGGCTGGTATCGGCAGCGACGTCCCCTTCCTGCTGCACGGTGGGACCTGTGTGGGCTCGGGGCGTGGCGAGGTCGTCACCCCTGTCCTGGCCAAGGGGACCTATCACTGGGTCTTCGTCCCCTCCGCCGCGAGTGGCCTGTCGACGCCGATGGTCTACTCGGCCTTCGACCAGCGCCTGGCCGGCACCGCGATCCCGGAGCCGCGGCCCAGCACCGCGCTGATGAGCGCGTTGCGGTCGGGCGACCCGACCGCACTGGCACCCGTGCTCGACAACGACCTGCAGGCTGACGCGATCGCCCTCCAACCGGCGATCGGTGAGCTCATCGAGGCAGCGATGGGCTTCGGCGCCCTGGCCGCGATCGTCTCCGGGTCGGGCCCGACCGTCGCGATGCTCGCCTCCGGCGCCGAGGGTGCCATCGACCTGGCCGTGGCTCTGACCGCATCCGGTGTCGCCGGAGACGTCCTGCGGGCGACCGGGCCGACGCACGGTGCCCACATCCTGCCCACGGTGCGTGCCAGCTGATGGCGACACCTCTGCTCGGAGCGGAATCGCTCCATCTCGAGTACCCCACGCGCGTCGTCTTCGACTCCGTCAGCCTCGGCATCGAGGAGGGCGACCGGATCGGTCTGGTCGGCCGCAACGGTGACGGCAAGTCGAGCCTGCTCGGCATGCTCGCCGGAACGATCGAGCCGCAGTCAGGCCGGATCACCCGACGCGGGGGAGTGCGCTTCGGCGTCCTCGCCCAGTCCGACGACCTCGACCCCGACCACACCGTCGGCCATGTCATCGTCGGCGACCGGCCCGAGCACGAGTGGGCCGGCGACCCCGTCGTGCGCGACGTCATCGGCGGCCTCGTCTCGGACGTCCCGTGGGAGGCGAGGGTCGGTGACCTGTCCGGTGGGCAGCGCCGACGCGTCGCGCTCGCGGCCCTGCTCGTGCACGACTGGGACCTCGTCGCGCTCGACGAGCCCACCAACCACCTCGACGTCGAGGGCATCTCCTGGCTCGCCGAGCACCTCAAGCGCCGCTGGCCCAAGAACCTCGGTGGCCTGGTGGTCATCACCCACGACCGGTGGTTCCTCGACGAGGTCTGCACCGAGACGTGGGAGGTCCACGACGGCATCGTCGAGCCCTTCGAGGGCGGTTACGCCGCCTATGTCCTGCAGCGGGTGGAGCGAGACCGGATCAACGCGGCGACGGAGTCGAAGCGCCAGAACCTCATGCGCAAGGAGCTCGCCTGGCTGCGGCGCGGCGCGCCTGCGCGCACGTCGAAGCCGAAGTTCCGCATCGAGGCCGCCAACCAGCTCATCGCTGACGTGCCCCCCGTACGCAACCCGATCGAGCTGCAGCAGAT
The genomic region above belongs to Janibacter limosus and contains:
- a CDS encoding resuscitation-promoting factor, with protein sequence MSSPTIRRATQAGVVCALALGVSGVVVMDKSVALSVDGQKSTVHSFGGTVADVLDKQGIELGENDVVTPSAQTSVDDGQTIVVRYGRKLAVTVDGKERVYWTTASTVGQALQELGIRGSEDAVLSASRSAGIGRDGLELKMATPKDVTLVVAGKRSTATVTASTVKAALKEAEVRFDSNDLIKPGAAKAVTDGMTIRLDRVATKGAKRTESIPFTTVVKKDSSRFEGTSKVEREGRDGLRTNTVKLVYKNGKVSASKVTSSTVTRQPVSKVVLEGTKAKPKPKPAPAAPAPQPPAPTASAPKATAPKASAPKTSAPAPSAPAPTQSTAGINLANAAMWDRIAQCESTGNWSINTGNGYYGGLQFDIGTWLGAGGGDFAPRADLASRAEQITVANRVKASRGLSPWGCANAA
- the rsmA gene encoding 16S rRNA (adenine(1518)-N(6)/adenine(1519)-N(6))-dimethyltransferase RsmA, coding for MSTDLPEPAAGSGLLGAVRVRELADRLGVRPTKQWGQNFVVDANTVRRIVRAGDVTPDDHVVEIGPGLGSLTLALLEQASRVTAVEVDPVLAAALPETVAVQLPGAQERLEVVHADALRVTELPGPEPTALVANLPYNISVPVVLHFLETFPSIERVLVMVQLEVAERLAAGPGSKTYGVPSVKAAWWAEVGLAGRVSRSIFWPVPNVDSGLVKLVRHDPPVTEATRQQVFAVVDAAFAQRRKTLRAALRGIAGSGEVAEAALLAAGVDPRTRGEQLDVLAFARITEELMARVTA
- a CDS encoding 4-(cytidine 5'-diphospho)-2-C-methyl-D-erythritol kinase — encoded protein: MTSVLELPAAVTVRAPAKVNLELFVGPLLDDGYHSLSTVYQAVGIHDDVTAAPSDEWGCSVRGRDADKVPTDESNLALRAARALAEHTGGQDPVHLSIHKEIPVAGGMAGGSADAAAALVACDALWGTDLPKEELEEIAAGIGSDVPFLLHGGTCVGSGRGEVVTPVLAKGTYHWVFVPSAASGLSTPMVYSAFDQRLAGTAIPEPRPSTALMSALRSGDPTALAPVLDNDLQADAIALQPAIGELIEAAMGFGALAAIVSGSGPTVAMLASGAEGAIDLAVALTASGVAGDVLRATGPTHGAHILPTVRAS